A region from the Sorex araneus isolate mSorAra2 chromosome 6, mSorAra2.pri, whole genome shotgun sequence genome encodes:
- the LOC101539997 gene encoding olfactory receptor 1013-like, translating into MEKSNHTVTEFILLGFSTDPVMQLVLFVLFLGVYSMTLLGNTTLITLICNDSRLHTPMYFFIGNLSFLDLWYSSVYTPKILVTCISEDKSISFAGCLCQFFFSAGLAYSECYLLAAMAYDRYMAISNPLLYAQAMSSMLCISLVIYSYIGGFVNAIILTSNTFTLDFCGGNVIDDFFCDVPPLIKLACDVKESYQAVLYFLLTSNVIVPTVLILASYLFIIAAILRIRSTQGRLKAFSTCSSHIISVTLYYGSILYIYSRPSSSYSLERDKMVSTFYTVLFPMLNPMIYSFRNKDVKEALKKLFRFTQSEG; encoded by the coding sequence ATGGAGAAGAGCAATCACACAGTCACAGAGTTCATCCTGCTGGGCTTCTCAACAGACCCCGTGATGCAGTTGGTCCTGTTTGTGCTCTTCCTGGGCGTGTACTCTATGACCCTCCTGGGAAATACCACCCTCATAACGCTGATCTGCAATGACTCCCGGCTGCACACACCCATGTATTTTTTCATTGGCAACCTGTCCTTCCTGGACCTCTGGTATTCCTCTGTCTACACCCCAAAGATCCTAGTGACCTGCATCTCTGAGGACAAAAGCATCTCTTTTGCTGGCTGTTTATGTCAGTTCTTCTTCTCTGCTGGGCTGGCCTACAGCGAGTGTTACCTGTTGGCGGCCATGGCTTATGACCGCTACATGGCTATTTCCAATCCCCTCCTTTATGCTCAGGCCATGTCTAGTATGTTGTGCATCAGTCTGGTTATATATTCCTACATTGGAGGTTTTGTGAATGCAATTATTCTCACGAGCAATACATTCACATTGGATTTTTGTGGTGGCAATGTCATTGATGACTTTTTCTGCGATGTCCCACCCCTGATCAAGTTGGCATGTGATGTGAAAGAGAGCTACCAGGCTGTGCTATACTTCCTCCTGACTTCCAATGTCATTGTTCCCACTGTGCTTATCCTGGCTTCTTACCTCTTCATCATTGCTGCCATCTTGAGGATTCGCTCTACCCAGGGCCGCCtcaaagccttctccacctgctcctcccacATCATCTCTGTCAccttgtactatggctccatccTCTACATCTACTCTCGCCCAAGTTCCAGCTATTCCCTTGAGAGAGACAAAATGGTTTCTACATTTTATACAGTGTTATTCCCAATGTTAAATCCCATGATCTACAGTTTCAGAAATAAAGACGTGAAAGAGGCACTGAAAAAACTCTTCAGGTTCACACAATCTGAAGGGTAA